A portion of the Lolium rigidum isolate FL_2022 chromosome 1, APGP_CSIRO_Lrig_0.1, whole genome shotgun sequence genome contains these proteins:
- the LOC124683904 gene encoding uncharacterized protein LOC124683904 gives MVPSPPPKNPNYFSTYYLCFLVLVSTTTLSAAVSTNSYYSVCSSVAPASNRFTDSDDALLLARSFQIYASYFSGDADNLFSADDQLHSTYRSFSLVPGRVIRTSDPTLIHLTATLTLTGPRSNKYLTLGRRLNHTFAESISFVLDGYYSSASLQLCMVGTGTEPAANGSLKQYTNVTLRLHVPSPSILTDPFMTGTLDGSSDFGAINLLAYDEGEDYKYGERATCSSLVQPSMGSLRTLGSDSVCGQLMLTSYMLLDHHDGAPAKLRRMHINRIVCTAEGAVRAYMLFSNDTRSGRRGYSSYYNLMVNEEAVVADGHWDSDWKMLCLRACRVVRSVPSTVAVRECKTGMSFWFPAMWTVLERSVVAGVLWNSDQKRMIDGDAGPISGVISAFSFDFDDNRMNLSDVKYTYNDTMLEVAKKHYLKMNKEKIKGLLPVPEYYTDFCLRFYMANAGSGDAYPRTIGSVVLNDEGEAADGSTRPTVVDVLLSISYDIHHYAPPHEKRVNVLTSYTLEEGQISAEGVYDPKRGIMSMVGCQEHKGSMDCQILITVQFASLGDRAQGLGNRGAINSLRDSADRLFFEKMDITMYGAYPMWLSEAISRMDLESIMLVASTTLSCVFTVLQILHIKRNPETVPAMSVTMLVILSLGHLAPLVLSFEVLFLSRRSQYFLYSTTEGWMELNQAMVRVPALIALLLQLRLLQLALFGRLRSARHQSEPTSTPSTAMSERVVLQVCLPLYLLGGILTTIVHAINAPAAAAASEGSLAASVGGLLDTPWGDLVAYAGLILDGFLLPQVILNVSGSGVRAISPWFYMGGTVIRVAPHVYDAVRGRIYGELGARLSRVYANPRGDLFGVAWDIVVPCGAVLLATLLFLQQRPGDASLLPSERRTSGGYEMVSRK, from the coding sequence ATGGTGCCATCACCACCACCCAAGAATCCTAATTACTTCTCAACTTACTACCTCTGCTTCCTTGTTCTTGTGTCCACCACCACCCTCTCCGCCGCAGTTTCCACCAACTCCTACTACTCCGTTTGCTCCTCCGTGGCACCAGCTTCCAaccgcttcaccgactccgacgATGCCCTTTTACTCGCCCGCTCCTTCCAGATATATGCCAGCTACTTCTCTGGCGACGCGGATAACCTATTCTCTGCCGATGATCAACTCCATAGCACCTACCGCTCGTTTTCCCTCGTCCCCGGTCGCGTGATCCGCACCAGTGATCCGACTCTCATCCACCTCACTGCCACCCTCACCCTCACCGGACCACGCAGCAACAAGTACTTGACCCTTGGAAGACGCCTCAATCACACCTTCGCCGAGTCCATATCTTTCGTCCTCGATGGctactactcctccgcctcactCCAACTCTGCATGGTCGGGACGGGCACCGAACCCGCTGCCAATGGCTCTCTAAAGCAGTACACGAACGTCACCCTCCGCCTCCACGTGCCTAGTCCCTCCATCCTCACCGATCCCTTCATGACCGGCACTCTAGATGGCTCCTCCGACTTCGGGGCCATCAACTTGCTCGCGTACGATGAAGGTGAGGACTACAAGTACGGAGAACGCGCCACCTGCAGTTCACTGGTGCAGCCGAGCATGGGCTCGCTCCGGACGCTTGGGAGCGACTCCGTGTGCGGTCAACTCATGTTGACCTCATACATGCTGCTTGATCATCACGACGGCGCCCCGGCCAAGCTTCGTCGGATGCACATCAACCGGATAGTGTGCACCGCGGAAGGCGCCGTGCGCGCGTACATGTTGTTCTCCAACGACACCAGGTCCGGGAGGCGTGGATACAGTTCGTACTACAACCTCATGGTCAACGAGGAGGCGGTTGTAGCCGATGGGCACTGGGACTCAGATTGGAAGATGCTCTGCCTTAGAGCATGTCGGGTGGTGCGCTCTGTGCCCTCAACTGTGGCGGTGCGCGAGTGCAAAACCGGGATGAGTTTCTGGTTTCCGGCCATGTGGACGGTCCTTGAGCGGAGCGTCGTGGCCGGCGTGCTTTGGAACTCAGATCAGAAGAGGATGATCGACGGCGATGCTGGACCAATCTCCGGCGTGATATCGGCGTTTAGCTTCGACTTCGACGACAACAGAATGAACCTCTCCGATGTGAAGTACACCTACAACGACACGATGTTGGAGGTGGCGAAGAAACACTAtctcaagatgaacaaggagaagaTCAAGGGATTGCTCCCGGTCCCGGAATATTACACCGACTTCTGCCTTCGGTTTTACATGGCAAACGCGGGGAGCGGAGACGCCTACCCACGCACGATTGGTTCGGTGGTGCTAAACGACGAAGGGGAGGCCGCCGATGGTTCCACCCGGCCTACGGTGGTTGATGTTCTGCTGAGCATCAGCTACGATATACACCATTATGCTCCTCCCCACGAGAAACGGGTGAATGTGTTGACCTCATATACCCTTGAGGAAGGACAAATCTCAGCAGAGGGTGTGTATGATCCCAAGAGGGGCATCATGTCCATGGTGGGCTGCCAGGAGCACAAGGGCTCGATGGACTGCCAGATACTAATAACCGTGCAGTTCGCCTCCCTGGGTGACAGGGCTCAGGGGCTCGGCAACAGGGGAGCAATCAACAGCCTCAGGGACAGTGCGGACCGCCTTTTCTTCGAGAAGATGGATATCACTATGTACGGGGCGTACCCCATGTGGTTGTCTGAGGCGATATCGAGGATGGACTTGGAGAGCATCATGTTGGTGGCCTCCACGACGCTGTCGTGCGTCTTCACCGTCCTGCAGATCCTTCACATCAAGCGGAACCCGGAGACGGTTCCGGCGATGTCGGTCACCATGCTCGTCATCCTCTCCTTGGGGCACCTCGCCCCTCTCGTGCTCAGCTTCGAGGTGCTGTTCCTGAGCAGGAGGAGCCAGTATTTTCTGTACTCAACTACGGAAGGGTGGATGGAGCTGAACCAGGCGATGGTGCGGGTGCCTGCGCTGATCGCCTTGCTGCTGCAGCTGCGCCTTCTTCAGCTGGCGTTGTTCGGCCGCCTGAGGTCGGCCAGACACCAGAGCGAACCCACCAGTACACCGTCAACGGCCATGTCGGAGAGGGTCGTGCTACAGGTATGCCTGCCGTTGTACCTGCTCGGGGGAATCCTGACCACGATCGTCCACGCGATCAATGccccggctgctgctgctgcaagcGAGGGCTCGCTGGCTGCAAGCGTCGGTGGACTGCTAGACACGCCGTGGGGCGACCTCGTGGCGTACGCGGGGCTGATACTGGATGGCTTCCTGCTTCCTCAGGTCATCCTGAACGTGTCAGGGTCTGGAGTTCGAGCGATTTCGCCGTGGTTTTACATGGGGGGCACCGTGATCCGTGTGGCGCCTCACGTGTATGACGCTGTCAGGGGGCGGATCTACGGAGAGCTAGGCGCGAGGCTTAGCAGGGTATACGCGAACCCTCGTGGGGACCTGTTCGGCGTCGCGTGGGACATCGTCGTGCCGTGCGGAGCAGTGTTGCTGGCCACGCTCCTGTTCTTGCAGCAGCGGCCTGGAGATGCCTCGTTGCTGCCTTCGGAGAGGAGGACATCAGGTGGTTATGAGATGGTCTCTCGCAAGTAA